The window ATCATTCATAACGATTTTGAACTCATCCCCCACCTTATAAACATAAATATCCGGGATGATGTAGGCGGGTTCATCGGTGGCAAACTTTCTGCCGGGCTTGGGTTCAAGAAACTGAATGATTCTTACTGCGGCCCTTACATCCTCAATGGAAATTTTAAGGGCCTTGGCAATTTTTTTACTGTTTCTATTTTCAAGATTTTTGAGATGATCCGTAATAATCCGGGTAATGATCTCGCTTTCAATACCAAGTTGCCTGACTTGAATCAATAATGTCTCGCACAGGTTTCTGGCACACACCCCCGGAGGGTCAAAGGTTTGAAGCACAGCCAGTACTTCTTCCACAGTTTGTGTATCGGTTTCAGCAGCCTGGGCCAACTCCTCAACGTCGGCACATAAATACCCATCCCGGTTCAAATTCCCGATGATGATATGGCCTATGGCTTCTTTATTGGCCGACAGGTCCGAAAGCATCAGCTGCCATTTCAAATGTGCTTCAAGGGTCTGCTTCTCGGATGTAAATGCTTCGTAATTAGGGGCTTCACTGTTCTCAGCCTCCATGTAGAGTCTGCCGGTGGAGTTGTACTCATTAATATAATTTTCCCAATCCGTATCCGAGCGCACTCGTTCCTCAATGGTGACTTCCTTGACAGACGCATCGTTTTCCGTTTCCCGGGTTTCTGTTTCCTGGGCTGTGATGGCTTTGTCCAAGGCATCATCCACGACGACTTCTTCAAGGGCCGGATTTTGCTCCATCTCCTGCTCAATCATTTCGGCAAGTTCAAGACGGGACAGCTGAAGCAGTTTTATGGCCTGCTGGAGCTGGGGCGTCATGACCAGCTGCTGGCTCAGTGCAAGGCTTTGTTGTAATCCTAATTCCATGGCTAAAGTCTAAAGTTATCTCCCAGGTAAATTCGTTTGGCCACTTCACTGGAAATAATTTTTTCCGGCGGCCCTGATTCCATCACCACACCCCGGCTCATGATATAAGCCGTATCGCATACGCCTAATGTTTCTCTGACATTATGATCGGAAATCAATACGCCGATGCCTTTATCCGTAAGCTGGGATATTATCTGCTGGATGTCGATGACTGCCAGAGGATCAATACCGGCAAAGGGTTCATCCAACAAAATAAACAAGGGGTCTGTGGCAAGCACCCTTGAAATTTCAAGGCGACGCTTCTCTCCCCCGGACAGAGACGCAGCCTTTTGCCCGGCCAAGGACAGTATCCCAAGTTCTTCCATCAGGTTTTCGGCTTTCTGATTGATGTTGGTAACTTTTTTATCAATTACCTCCAGAACAGCCGTTATATTTTCTTTAACAGTCAGTTTTTTAAATATAGAGGTTTCCTGGGGCAGGTACCCTATACCCTTTCTGGCTCTGATATACATGGGGTACTGGGTTATGTCCTCCCCGTCTAGATAAACAGTACCTTTTTCCGGCCGGATCATCCCCACAGTCATATAAAAGGTGGTGGTTTTTCCCGCACCGTTGGGCCCTAAAAGTCCTGTCACTTTACCCTGCTCCACGGTCAGATTGACCCCATTCACCACTGTTTTACCGCCATAAGTTTTTACAAGGTTTTCCAGTACCAGTCGGCTCATCTGTTTGGTCTTCTTTAAGGTTTGTCCATGGGACGTCCCTGGTCGTCGGCATCAAAAAAGGCCTCAACCTTTGTCGTTCCGGCACTTTCCACAACCACCCGGCCCTGGGCTTTAAACAAAGTGATTTTCCGACCGGATATCCAGCTTTTCCCAGTAAGCAGGCGGGCTTGCTCTCCGGTAAGCATCAATATCTCATCTGCCATGTCATAATCCGCCTCATCCGCGAAGGCTTTGTGCTCCCCGTCAGTATATTCCACATTCCCCACGGCAAGAATCCGTTTAATATTTGACTGGCCGTCTTTTTTGGTTTCTGCGGTATGAAAAAATACCTTGAGCGAATCTGCTGAAAGCACACTGTCTGCCCGGACCGCCTTGACTTCACCCTCAAATTCAACCACTGACTGGTCTTTGCTTACAGTCATTTTATCCGAAGTAATTTTCAGATCAGCCGGCGGATGTTTTTTGTCAATGGCGTTTTCTTCCTGGGCTGCAAAGCAAACCTGTGTAAAAAAAAACAACAGCATAAACGACAAAACATAAGAGATTTTATAACAGATTGGATTTCTGATTTTTTTCACTAAACTGCCCTTCTACGTGTCCTTTTAAAATGATCAGATCCTGATTTAGCGCAATCTCCATAGTATCTGCCTTAATTATGGAATCCTTGTCATCGACCGTAACTTCGGAATCAGAGCGTATTATATGCATTTTTTTGGCATAATGCAATGTTTCACTTGTCAGGGTATATTGCTGATACTGGACAACAACCTGTTGGGAAAATGTCATGTCATGGGTCTGGGTGTCGAACTCTCCTGTGGCAGCTGTAAGATGAACTTGTGTATTCTGGTCTGTGTAGAAAAAAATATCCACATCTTTAAGCAGCGCCTTGTTGCGGTCTTTAAGCAGCGTTGCACTGGAAGCTTTGAGTTTCCACTCAGTGATGCCATTTTTTTTAGAAATCTGTTCAAAAACATTGAGCTTGAGTGCAGCCTTGTCATCTATCTCAATATTTTCAAGCTTGATGGATTTGCTCAGCAGGTGGTTGATGTAATAATACCCCCCTACCCCGGCAAGAATGAAGCCTAAAAGCAGAACTATGGGCAGTATTAATTTTTTTTTCCCAATGCCACTCATGACAGAAACCTTGAAACAGCTGTTTCCCAGAGGCCCTTGGCCTTGAGAATGGCTTCACAAACCTGGCGGACCGCGCCTTTCCCCCCTGGCAGATCAGTAATCATATCTGCCAGGCCCTGAACTTCGTTGGGGGCATCGGCCACGGTAAAGGCGAATCCAGCCTTTTTCATGGCCGGCAGATCAATCAGATCATCCCCCATGAATGCAATATGTTCGACACTGATTTGAGTATCAGCAGATATGGAATCCAACGCCTTGGCCTTATCCCTGATCCCGTCAAAAATCAGAGTGAGGCCCAGATTGTCACACCTGTGACGCAGGGCCCCGGAAACCCTCGCCGTGACAATCCCGACATTAATGCCCGCATCCATGAGCAGACGGATGCCAAGGCCGTCTTTGGCGTTAAAAGTTTTAATCTGCTCACCTGTATCCGTATAGGTAATACTGCCGTCGGTGAGCACTCCGTCCACATCTAAAAGCAACAACCGGATATCAGCCAACGGTGTTGTCATAAGGATGGCCCTGCCGCTTTTCTTATATTGACCAGATGGGTTAATAGATTTTTCATCTGATCCAGGGGAATACTGTTGGGGCCGTCGCACAGAGCTTTGTCCGGATCGGGGTGGGTTTCCATGAACAGGCCGTGGGCACCGCAGGCCACTGCGGCCCTGGCAAGGGGGGCCACAAACTGTCTTTCCCCTGCCGAGGCACTGCCGGCACCTCCGGGGAGCTGAACACTGTGGGTGGCATCAAAAATCACGGGGATACCCAGCTCCTTTAAAATATATATGGATCTGAAATCCACCACCAGGTTATTATACCCGAAACAGGCACCACGTTCCGTGATGGCAATGTTCCGGTTTCCTGTGGATTTTGCTTTTTCAAAAATATGCCGGCAGTCTGTCGGCGCAAGAAACTGACCCTTTTTGATGTTCACGGGTTTTCCTGTTCTGCAGGCAGCTAAAATCAGATCTGTCTGCCGGCATAAAAATGCTGGAATTTGGAGGACATCAAGTACGTCAGCCGCTTTTTCGACCTGGTCTGGCAGATGGATATCTGAGATGACAGGGATGTTCAATTCGGTTTTAATCTGTTTTAAAATCCCAAGACCATGTTCGGGACCAGGCCCCCTGAATGACTGGATGGAAGTGCGGTTGGCCTTATCATAGGAGGCTTTGAAAACGAACGGGATACCTAACCCATCTGTGACCTGCTTGAGATGCTTTGCTATGCTCATGCTTGTGTCTAAATCCTCAATAACGCAGGGCCCGGCAATCAGAAAAAAAAGATTCGGATTGTTCTGAGTCAAGTCAAAAAAAAAGTTTGCCATACAATATATCCTTAAAATATAAAAAGACATCGACGATATACCTAATTATTATTCGTCCAACTAAATGTCAAGGTGGATTAGGACAGGGGAAAATTCCTTGATAAGCAAAGCGTTTATTGATATCCTAAATTGATTTTTAGCGCATCTGCCTAACTTCTTGATTAATAAGGTTGTTTAATGAAAAGAACGCTGTTTCTGATTTTATTTCTGGCAATTGTCGTGCCTGTGGGATGGGTTTTGTTCTGCAAATATGAGGGAGATGCCCCCACAGCGAATATATTTCTGCCCTCCCAGTACCTGAAACAATCCTATGAGATAGACATGACCGCAACAGATAAAGGAAGTGGTTTGCAGCATGTGACTGTGTGTCTGGTGCAAAACGATAACGAAAAAATTCTTTTGGACAAATCCTATCCACCTTCTACTATTCTTTCTTTGTTCAGTGATAAAAAAATCTTGTCAGACACCTTTTCCATCCCCGTTGAAACCCGTAAATACGGCATGAGCGATGGCCAGGCCGTCATTCGAATCAGTGTCACTGACTACGCCTGGCGTAACTGGACCAAAGGCAACTGTTTTAACGAAGAGCGACCGGTCATCATTGACACTGTCCCCCCCCGGCTCCAGGTCCTGACATCCCAGCATAATGTGTCCAAAGGTGGCGCCGGACTTGTAGTCTATAAAATTGATGAAGACAATGTCCAAAGCGGTGTAAGGGTAGGTGATAATTTTTTCCCCGGATATTCAGGTGTGTTTGATGACCCCAAAGTGATTACAGCCCTGTTTGCCCTGGATTCTTCCCAGGGACCAGATACCCGCATTGTTGTTGAGGCCCGGGATTCAGCGGGAAATGAGACCAAACGCGGGTTTTACCATTACATCAAAGACAAAAACTTTCGCATCGATACCCTGACCATCTCAGACAGCTTTCTGGAATTCAAAATGCCTGACTTTGACTTAGGGGCCCACGAGGCGCAGTTCCTGGTGGAAGAGAATCCTTTGCTTGCAAAATTTTTATATATCAACGAAACCCTTCGCAGGCAGAATGTGGAAACCGTACTTAAAGTGCCTTCAGACACCAGCGGGCAATTGATGTGGCAAGGTCGATTTAACCGTCTTTCCGGGGCTGCCAACCGGGCCGGGTTTGCCGACAAACGCACCTATAAATACAATGGCAAGGTCGTCAGCCATTCCACACATTCGGGAATAGATCTTGCCTCAACATCCAATGCGCCGGTGGGTGCGGCCAACGATGGACGGGTTATCATGGCGGAAAATGTCGGTATTTTCGGCAACACCGTCATCATTGATCACGGACTTGGCCTGGCCAGCCTTTATGCCCATTTAAGTCAGATGAATGTGAGCAAAGGCGATATGGTTAAACAGGATGACATCATTGGCCGAAGCGGTCTCACCGGGCTTGCCGGTGGGGATCATCTGCATTTTTCCATGATAATTCACAATGTGTTTACCAATCCCGTGGAATGGTGGGACCCGGCCTGGATCAAAAATAACATCACCTCAAAAATAGAGTCTGTTAAAGCTCAGATTCAGTAAATTTATAACTTTTTAGACAATCAGGACAATTTGAACTATGAGCACCTGTCAGGTGAATAAGACATACGAAGAGATAAACGCCAAAATTGCGGCTGGAGAAGCTGTGGTGGTAACGGCGGAAGAAATTATTGATATTGCTGAAAAACACGGCGTTGTGGAGGCAGCCCGCAAGGTGGATGTGGTCACCACAGGCACCTTTGCCCCCATGTGTTCATCCGGGGCATTTATTAACATCGGCCAGTCCAAACCCGTGATCCGCACCACCCAAACCTGGTTCAACAATGTTCCGGCCTATTCGGCCATTGCAGCGGTAGACTGCTATCTGGGCGCCACAGCTGTCTGTGAAAATGATCCCTTGAATAAATATCATCCGGGGGAGTTCAATTACGGAGGCGGGCATGTGATCCAGGATCTTGTGGCCGGCAAGCAGGTGCATGTCCGGGCAGAAAGTTATGGTACGGACTGTTACCCAAATCTTAAAATTGAAAAAACGGTTACGTTAAAGGACCTGCCCAATGCCATACTGTGCAATCCGAGAAACTGCTATCAGAATTACAACTGCGCCATCAACAGGTCGGATAAAACCAAGTATACGTACATGGGCACCCTTAAACCCAATGTGGGCAATGCCAACTATTCCACGTCCGGATGCTTAAGTCCCCTGTTCAACGATCCCTATTTGAAAACCATCGGACTGGGAACAAGAATTTTTCTGGGTGGAGCCCAGGGGTACGTGACCTGGACCGGCACCCAGCATAAAAAAGATGTGGACAGAGGACTTAATGGCGTACCTTTAAGCGGAGCCGGGACCTTGTCCGTGATCGGAGACTTAAAACAGATGTCTCCTGAGTGGCTGGTGGCACAGAGCATCCGCGGCTATGGGGTTTCGCTGTCTGTGGGTCTTGGGATACCCATCCCCATCCTCAATGAAGAGATCCTTAAATATACTGCTGTGTCTGACAAAGAGATCTTTACCCAGATCATCGACTACGGATACGATTACCCCAACGGCATTTCCAAATCCTACGGCCAGGTCAGTTATGCCGAGCTTAAAAGCGGGGCCATTACGATCAAGGGGCAACGTGTCCCCACAGTACCTTTGTCCAGTATGGTCAAGGCAAGAAAAATCGCCCAGATTCTGAAAAACGAAATCCAGCACTCCAGGTTTTATATCGGGGTTCCCCAGCATCTGTTCTGTTAATTTTTAAAAAAGAAGTTGAAAATGAGTAAAAAAAAGAAAAACGCCTGGCGTGAGAATATTGAAGCTATTCTCGTTGCTGTTGTTATTGCACTGTTTATCCGTACTTTCATTGTCCAGGCCTTTAAAATACCTTCGGGTTCCATGCTTGAGACTCTCCAGATCGGAGATCAGATCCTTGTGAACAAATTTATTTATGGCGTAAAAATTCCTTTTACCAATGGAAAAGTTCTGATTCCGGTGAAAGATCCCCAGCGCAATGACATTGTGGTGTTCAAATATCCGGAAGATCCTTCCAAGGATTACATCAAACGGGTTATTGCCGTGGCAGGCGACACCCTGGAAATTGTGAATAAAAAACTGTATGTCAATGACAAGCTTGTCACAGACCAGCCCTGGGCCCAGTACAAGGATTTCAGGATTCTGCCGGCCCAGATCACCACCCGGGACAACTATAAAAAAATCACAGTGCCGGCCAACAAACTTTTTGTCATGGGTGACAACCGGGACAACAGCCATGATTCACGGTTCTGGGGATTTGTGGACCTCAGTGAAGTGCGGGGCGAAGCCATTATTATTTACTGGTCCTGGGACAAGGCAAATTTCAGCGCCCGTTTCAACCGGATCGGCACCTTGCTGTTTTAAGGAATTATAACTATGCGGTTTGAAAAAAAAGATATTCTGGACATTGATTCCCTCAGCCGTGAGGAGATCACTTATATCCTCGACACGGCCCGGGGGATGAAAGAGATCTCCCAGCGGGCCGTTAAAAAAGTTCCTACCCTCAGGGGCAAAACCATTGTGCTTTTTTTCCAGGAGCCGTCAACCCGGACCAAGATGTCCTTTGAACTGGCCGGCAAGCGTCTTTCGGCAGACACGGTGGCCATATCCAAATCGTCTTCCAGTATCGTCAAAGGAGAAACCCTGAGGGATACGGTCAGAACCCTTGAATCCATGAAACCCGATATCATCGTGATGCGGCATTCATCTTCGGGTGCCGCGTACCAGGTGGCGAAATGGGTACAATGCTCGGTCATCAATGCCGGAGACGGCACCCATGCCCATCCCTCCCAGGCCCTTTTGGACATGATGACCATCCAGGAGGAAAAAGGCGGGTTTGAGGACTTGAAGATTTCCATTGTGGGGGATATTTCCCACTCCAGGGTGGCCCGGTCCAATATTATCGGTTTATCCAGAATGGGGGCCAGGGTGACCATCTGTGCGCCCGGAACCATGATCCCTGTGGGTATTGAGCAGATGGGGTGCACCGTGGCCCGGGATATGGATACCTGCGTGGCTGGTGCGGATGTGATCATGATGCTCAGAATTCAAAAGGAGCGCCAGGGCAGCCTGCTTTTTCCAAGCGAGCGCGAGTATGCGGCGCTTTACGGCTTGAATCCGGCACGACTGGCCATGGCGGCAAAGGATGCCCTGATCATGCATCCTGGCCCATTGAACCGCGGCGTGGAAATTTCAACCCTGGTGGCGGATGGTAAACAATCCGTGATTCTGGACCAGGTGACCAATGGGGTGGCCCTTCGTATGGCCCTTTTTTATCTGGTGGCAGGAGGCAGTAAAAATGCAGATTCAAATTAAAGGCGTCCGGGTTATTGACCCCGGAAACATTGAGGGTATTAAGGATATCAGTATAAAAGACGGTCTGTTTGAGGCTGTGTCTGAACCCGGACAGTTGCCACAAGTTGCCAGCGAGTCCGGCGATGTCAAAGTGATTGACGGCCAGGGTTTGATTGCTGTTCCTGGACTTATCGACGTGCACGTTCATTTGCGCGAACCCGGACAGGAATACAAGGAAACCATAGAGACAGGGTTGAAGGCGGCGGCGGCCGGCGGATTCACCGCGGTCTGTTGCATGCCCAATACCAAACCTGTGAATGACAATGCACAGGTGACGGCCTTTATCCTTTCCCAGGCCCAAAAGGCAAACAGTTCCAGGGTATATCCGGCCGGAGCGATCTCCAGCAATCTTGAAGGACAAAAGCTCAATGACATTGCTGACATGAAAAAAGCAGGGATACAGGCCGTGACCGACGACGGTATGCCTGTCACAGATTCCCAACTCATGAGACGAGCCCTGGAATACTGTAAATCCCTTGATATCCCTATCCTTGTCCATGCCGAGGACAAACGGCTTGCCGATGGCGGAGCCATGAATGAAGGGTTGCCGGCCACGGTGATGGGTATAAAAGGAATTCCCAATGCCGCAGAGTCCGTCATGGTCATGCGCGATATTGCCCTGGCTGAACTGACCGGTGCCAGGGTTCATTTCTGTCACATGAGTACAGCCCAGTCCATTGAAGCCATCCGGACGGCCAAGGCAAAGGGGGTGCACGTCACTTGTGAAACCGCGCCCCATTATTTCACCCTCACCGACGCGGATATCCCGCCCTATGACACCAATTTTAAAATGAATCCACCCTTGCGCAGTGAAACGGACCGTCAGGCCATTATTGAGGGACTGATCGACGGCACCATTGACATGATTGCCACAGACCATGCCCCCCATGCCGAAGATGAAAAACAGGTGGAGTTCGACCAGGCCGCATTCGGCATTGTGGGCCTTGAAACTGCGCTGGCCTTAAGCCTGGACCTTGTGACCCGGGGCCATTTGACCCTTGTGCAGCTGGTGGAAAAAATGGCCAAGGCCCCGGCAAAACTGTTGGGAATCAACAACGATATTGTGCCGGGCAACCCTGCGGATCTCACTCTTATCAATGAGAACACCAACTGGACCGTGGACCCGGATACATTTGTCACTAAAGGACGTAACACACCTTTTGCCGGTCAAAACCTGATAGGAGCGGCCGTTATGACCATTGTTGAAGGCCGGATTGTTTACACAAGATCTTAACCCGGAATAAAACCCAATGGCAGACGCACACAGCATTCTCGTTGTAGATGATGAATTGAGCATGCGCCAGTTTCTGGAGATGCTTCTGTCTAAAAAAGGATATACTGTCCATCTTGCCAAAAACGGCAAGCAGGCTCTAAGCAGTATCAAGCAAAAGAAATACGATCTGGTGCTCACCGATATCCGTTTAGGGGATATTACAGGATTGGATATATTACGGGCCGTGAAACAAGAGCACCCGGATACCGTGGTAATCATGATTTCAGCCTATGCCACAACCGAAATCGGCGTGGAGGCAATGAACGAAGGGGCCTACGATTTTGTGCCCAAGCCCTTTGACAACAACGAACTTTGCGCCACCATTGCCAAGGCCCTGGCATTATTAACCATAGAGCAGGAAAAGGCATACCGGACAACCGAACTTAAAAGCCATCTGCATTTCAACAGTATCATCGGCAACAGTCAGGGGATGCAGGCGATTTACCAGCGAATACGCCAGATCGCCCCCACCAAGACCAATGTGCTGATCACCGGCGAAAGCGGGACAGGCAAAGAGCTCATTGCCCGGGCCATCCACGATAATTCCGAGCGCAAAGACAAGCCTTTCGTGGTTGTCAACTGCGGAGGCATCCCGGACACGCTTATGGAAAGCGAATTCTTCGGCCATGTCAAAGGGGCATTTACCGGGGCTGTGGCAGACAAGCAAGGCTTGTTTGAGGCGGCGAATACCGGCACGATTTTTCTGGATGAAATCGGCGAACTGTCCACCTTTCTGCAGGTCAAACTTCTGCGGGCCGTCCAGGAAACCCGGTTCAAACCCGTAGGCGGAACACAGGAAATTAAGGTGGATGCCAGGATTATCTCCGCCACAAACAAAAAATTAGAACAGGAAGTCATTGAAGGCAATTTCAGGGAAGACCTGTTTTTCAGGCTTAACGTGATCCCCATTAAAGTGCCGCCGTTGCGGGACAGAAAGGGTGATGTTGAACTCCTTGCGGCTCATTTTGTGGAAAAGTACTCGGCCAAGCTTGGTAAAGATATCGCCAAGCTGTCTTCCTATGCCATTGATTTCTTAAATAAATACTCATTCCCCGGAAATGTCCGGGAACTTGAGAATCTTATCGAACGTTCGGTTGCCCTGTCTTCAACCAATATCATCCTGCCCGAAAGTTTAACTATTTCATCCCACAAACGACGACGGTGGATAGAGGGGGTCAGAAGCGAGAGGTTTGACCTGGAGGATGTCAGTTCCGGTGTTGACTTGGACAGCATCCTATCCGAAATTGAAACCGCCTACCTGAAAAAAGCTATGGAATTGGCCGGCGGCAACAAAAAAAAAGCTGCCGATTACCTTAATCTGAGTATGCGCTCCATACGCTACCGTCTGGAGAAAATCGACCCCCAGGAATCTTGATTCAATTATGTGTAAAATCTGACGTTCTTTATCAGATTATGATTATAACGGCCTGTCGTCAAAGGAAACGCGCCCTGTGGATTTATCATAATAATATTCATCGCCAAACGGATTTTTGGGCAATTCCGGTATTGTTTTTTTGTCAATAAGCTCTTTAAGGGAATCTGGCCTTAACCCGAATTTCATGCTGTAATCTGCTATTGCCCTTTCAAGGATTAATATTCCCTGGTAGGCATGGATCCTTTTTAGAACAATCTCTTTGTATTTTTCTTCTTTTGCCTGATTATACATCACATAAAGAAGATTGATAGCATCCTGGGTCTGGCCGCCTTTCCTGGCAATGCGCGCACCAAGGGTTGCAACAATTGTAGGCGCATTGGGGACTTTTGAGGCTTCTTTCAGGCATTGTGCAGATCGTTTGTAGTCTTTTAAATAATAGTAATAGTCAAATCCTGCATAAAATTTGGGTTCCCAGTCCCAAGGCCGGTGTTCTCCATTTGATTTGATCAGATCAATGGATTTTTCATGGAGCCCGTCTCTCCACGCCAGAAGGGCCTGGGTATAATAGCATGTCTGAAAGAAAATGGGGTCCAGGTAATGGGATTGATTAAAGAGATGCCAGATTGCTTCCCAATCTTCGGGTACTGTTCTATAAACACCACCGATAAAAACAGAGGCCTTTAACAAAAGAAAATCGGCCAACAAAGAGTCAAATTCACCGCTTACAATTGATAAAAGCTCAGGTGAGACCATCAGCGCATCAGCCCTTTTATTTTCACCGGGCAGGTTTTCCCGGTATTGATAAACATGGGATGCACTTTTTACATAACCAAGAGCAAGGAATATCATGAATATAAATGGAACGGTTCTTTTTAAAGAACTCATTTGATTTCCTGATTATTAAATATCAATATTGTGATGGACAATAAAATCATTACATAAAATACGCCGTATGTAACCGCCCAGAAGATATAGGTATTTGATAATGGCAACCCGTAGGCAAGGGCCGATTTTAAATTAAGCGCTTTCATGTTTGGAAATATCCACGAAAAGACCTTGAGAATCCCAAGATATAGATCTGAAACCTTAACAAAATCACCGATTGAAAGTATTTTAACAATCGTTTCAAGGCTGCTGCCGATCAGATACACACAGAATGTAAAAAGCATGGAGAGATAGGCATTGGTTGTTACAACCGTAAAAAAGAAAGATACGGCCAGGATTATCAGCAGGGACAAATAGTTAAAAAATATAGCCGTAAACATGGTGCCCCAGGAAAAATTCCTGGGCAGTTCTATCGCGGAGATGAACCTTGTCCCCATCCAGCCTGAAAAAATGCCCAGCCCTGAAACAATAAATAGGGCAATGAGGATAATGACAGACAGGCCCATGAATTTACCGACAATATACTCTGTCCTGGATATGGGCCGGCTCAAAATCATGCACACCGTTCGTTTATGAATATCAGCCGTAAGAAGGCTGATGCCAAGGAAGAGAACAATGGCAAGGCCGGCCAGGGTGAGCGATGCAAACCCTATGTCAATCATGACCTTTCCTGTTTCAAATGCGAACATGGGAACCACGGTCATATACAAAATGCAGGATAACAAGGCAATGAACAATATGCCATGCAAGGCCCTGTCTCTGAGGCCTTCTTTGCAGATGATCCGGGAAACCAATCGGACGTTTTTAAACACAGGCCTGCTCCTTTTTGCTTTCCAGCACAAGGTCGATGAATGTGCTTTCAAAACTTTTTCCTTGGGTTGAAAAATCATCCAACGGGCCGCAGAAAACCTTTATGCCTTTGTTTATGATGCAAATCCGGTCACACAGAATTTCCACATCATTCAAAATATGGGTGCTGAAAAATATGGTCTTTCCATCTTTTTTAAGATCCAGGATGATATTTTTCAACAGGTTCCGGCCGATGGGATCAAGGCCGCTCATGGGTTCGTCGAGGATGTAGAGCTTTGGGTCGTGGATCATGGCGAGCCCAAGGCCCATTCTCTGTTTCATCCCCTTTGAATAGGTTCTGACCCGTTTTCTCTTCACATGGATAAGCTCAAGTTTGGCAAGAAGGGGGTCGATGGCCTTCTTAATCTCCGGCCGGGTCATGCCGGAGGAACGGCCTGCAAAAAAAAGAAGCTCTTCGGCCGTAAGGTTTTCGTAAAACCTGGGATCCTCGGGAAGATAACCGAT is drawn from uncultured Desulfobacter sp. and contains these coding sequences:
- the lptB gene encoding LPS export ABC transporter ATP-binding protein — encoded protein: MSRLVLENLVKTYGGKTVVNGVNLTVEQGKVTGLLGPNGAGKTTTFYMTVGMIRPEKGTVYLDGEDITQYPMYIRARKGIGYLPQETSIFKKLTVKENITAVLEVIDKKVTNINQKAENLMEELGILSLAGQKAASLSGGEKRRLEISRVLATDPLFILLDEPFAGIDPLAVIDIQQIISQLTDKGIGVLISDHNVRETLGVCDTAYIMSRGVVMESGPPEKIISSEVAKRIYLGDNFRL
- the lptC gene encoding LPS export ABC transporter periplasmic protein LptC, which codes for MSGIGKKKLILPIVLLLGFILAGVGGYYYINHLLSKSIKLENIEIDDKAALKLNVFEQISKKNGITEWKLKASSATLLKDRNKALLKDVDIFFYTDQNTQVHLTAATGEFDTQTHDMTFSQQVVVQYQQYTLTSETLHYAKKMHIIRSDSEVTVDDKDSIIKADTMEIALNQDLIILKGHVEGQFSEKNQKSNLL
- the rpoN gene encoding RNA polymerase factor sigma-54; the protein is MELGLQQSLALSQQLVMTPQLQQAIKLLQLSRLELAEMIEQEMEQNPALEEVVVDDALDKAITAQETETRETENDASVKEVTIEERVRSDTDWENYINEYNSTGRLYMEAENSEAPNYEAFTSEKQTLEAHLKWQLMLSDLSANKEAIGHIIIGNLNRDGYLCADVEELAQAAETDTQTVEEVLAVLQTFDPPGVCARNLCETLLIQVRQLGIESEIITRIITDHLKNLENRNSKKIAKALKISIEDVRAAVRIIQFLEPKPGRKFATDEPAYIIPDIYVYKVGDEFKIVMNDDGLPKLRISKFYREAVATGKKIPKDTKTYLNEKMQSASWLIKSIHQRQKTIYLVMESIIKFQREFFEKGIAYLRPLILKDIAEDIEMHESTISRVTTNKYAYTPQGLFELKYFFNSSIERGDGPSMASASVKERIKQLIDNEDANSPLSDDRIAAILQESDIQIARRTVAKYRKVLNILPSNKRKQL
- a CDS encoding LptA/OstA family protein, with amino-acid sequence MLLFFFTQVCFAAQEENAIDKKHPPADLKITSDKMTVSKDQSVVEFEGEVKAVRADSVLSADSLKVFFHTAETKKDGQSNIKRILAVGNVEYTDGEHKAFADEADYDMADEILMLTGEQARLLTGKSWISGRKITLFKAQGRVVVESAGTTKVEAFFDADDQGRPMDKP
- a CDS encoding M23 family metallopeptidase; amino-acid sequence: MKRTLFLILFLAIVVPVGWVLFCKYEGDAPTANIFLPSQYLKQSYEIDMTATDKGSGLQHVTVCLVQNDNEKILLDKSYPPSTILSLFSDKKILSDTFSIPVETRKYGMSDGQAVIRISVTDYAWRNWTKGNCFNEERPVIIDTVPPRLQVLTSQHNVSKGGAGLVVYKIDEDNVQSGVRVGDNFFPGYSGVFDDPKVITALFALDSSQGPDTRIVVEARDSAGNETKRGFYHYIKDKNFRIDTLTISDSFLEFKMPDFDLGAHEAQFLVEENPLLAKFLYINETLRRQNVETVLKVPSDTSGQLMWQGRFNRLSGAANRAGFADKRTYKYNGKVVSHSTHSGIDLASTSNAPVGAANDGRVIMAENVGIFGNTVIIDHGLGLASLYAHLSQMNVSKGDMVKQDDIIGRSGLTGLAGGDHLHFSMIIHNVFTNPVEWWDPAWIKNNITSKIESVKAQIQ
- a CDS encoding HAD-IIIA family hydrolase; amino-acid sequence: MTTPLADIRLLLLDVDGVLTDGSITYTDTGEQIKTFNAKDGLGIRLLMDAGINVGIVTARVSGALRHRCDNLGLTLIFDGIRDKAKALDSISADTQISVEHIAFMGDDLIDLPAMKKAGFAFTVADAPNEVQGLADMITDLPGGKGAVRQVCEAILKAKGLWETAVSRFLS
- the kdsA gene encoding 3-deoxy-8-phosphooctulonate synthase; protein product: MANFFFDLTQNNPNLFFLIAGPCVIEDLDTSMSIAKHLKQVTDGLGIPFVFKASYDKANRTSIQSFRGPGPEHGLGILKQIKTELNIPVISDIHLPDQVEKAADVLDVLQIPAFLCRQTDLILAACRTGKPVNIKKGQFLAPTDCRHIFEKAKSTGNRNIAITERGACFGYNNLVVDFRSIYILKELGIPVIFDATHSVQLPGGAGSASAGERQFVAPLARAAVACGAHGLFMETHPDPDKALCDGPNSIPLDQMKNLLTHLVNIRKAAGPSL